One genomic segment of Musa acuminata AAA Group cultivar baxijiao chromosome BXJ3-3, Cavendish_Baxijiao_AAA, whole genome shotgun sequence includes these proteins:
- the LOC135633920 gene encoding B3 domain-containing transcription factor NGA1-like — MEGFGVETPSSSSFLWIPSVAELVRRAPARLLDREHMFDKVVTPSDVGKLNRLVIPKQHAERFFPLEPAFADKGLVLFFEDGAGKQWCFRYSYWSSSQSYVITKGWCRFVKEKQLDAGDTVSFFRARSGEAGQRRRLFIDLQRRRHRPRPVGHQGVLIASTAPPLRGSWLPHFYYGSVVPPQHVGVQAAAGRADMGSMPAVLDSVPVVLAAAEPKRIRLFGVNLECPETEDRKNSPLLPPCQWRTESDESTDISTERRQTSMHSHFGCSDREEGRR, encoded by the coding sequence ATGGAAGGATTTGGCGTAGagactccctcttcttcctctttcttgtGGATCCCATCGGTGGCGGAGCTTGTACGACGAGCGCCGGCCCGACTTCTGGACCGTGAGCACATGTTTGACAAGGTGGTAACGCCCAGCGACGTCGGCAAGCTGAACCGCCTTGTGATCCCGAAGCAGCACGCGGAGAGGTTCTTCCCCTTGGAGCCGGCTTTTGCGGACAAGGGCCTCGTGCTGTTCTTCGAGGACGGCGCCGGCAAGCAATGGTGCTTCCGCTACTCCTACTGGAGCAGCAGCCAGAGCTACGTCATAACCAAGGGGTGGTGCCGCTTCGTCAAGGAGAAGCAGCTCGATGCCGGCGACACCGTGTCGTTCTTCCGCGCTCGCTCCGGAGAGGCCGGCCAGCGTCGACGCCTCTTCATTGACCTGCAGCGCCGCAGGCACCGCCCTCGGCCAGTAGGGCATCAGGGCGTCCTCATAGCTTCCACGGCGCCGCCCCTGCGCGGGAGCTGGCTGCCGCACTTCTACTACGGATCGGTGGTGCCCCCGCAGCATGTTGGAGTGCAAGCTGCCGCAGGTAGAGCCGACATGGGGTCCATGCCCGCGGTTTTGGACTCGGTGCCGGTGGTCCTCGCCGCTGCTGAGCCAAAGCGGATCAGGCTGTTCGGAGTAAACCTAGAGTGCCCAGAGACGGAGGACAGAAAGAACTCTCCATTGCTGCCTCCTTGTCAGTGGAGGACTGAAAGTGATGAGTCCACCGACATCTCCACAGAGAGGAGGCAGACCTCCATGCACTCCCACTTCGGGTGCAGTGAcagggaagaaggaagaagatga
- the LOC135632477 gene encoding peroxidase 60-like — protein sequence MAVVLGASVLLLALLCIAFVPSHGALQVGFYSGKCNGTDVEAAIRSVVAARFGRDSSIVPALLRLHFHDCFVRGCDASILLDGSGTEKTAPPNLSVRGYDLIDQAKTALESRCPGVVSCADIIAVATRDAVVLGGGSQYTYAVQTGRRDGVVSLASEAISNLPGASFSASQAIAAFGAKGLGASDMVLLLGGHTVGVTHCSFIRNRLYNYNGSGKPDPTMDPALVNLLRSRCPQSSTVDNTVFLDHSTPSTVDNGYYKQILAKRGVLKVDQNIAMDGATNATVRSLANGGSSFPSLFGRAMVKMGAIQVLTGTQGQIRKSCRVVKK from the exons ATGGCTGTGGTCCTCGGTGCCTCCGTGCTCCTCCTTGCTCTGTTGTGCATTGCCTTCGTCCCCAGCCACGGGGCGCTGCAAGTTGGGTTCTACAGTGGGAAATGCAACGGCACCGATGTAGAGGCGGCCATCAGAAGTGTCGTCGCTGCGCGCTTTGGTCGGGACAGCAGCATCGTCCCCGCCCTCCTCCGCTTGCACTTCCATGATTGCTTCGTCAGG GGATGCGACGCTTCGATACTGTTGGATGGGAGCGGAACCGAGAAGACTGCACCCCCCAACTTGAGCGTGAGAGGCTACGACCTCATCGATCAGGCGAAGACTGCACTGGAGAGTCGATGCCCGGGCGTCGTCTCCTGCGCCGATATCATTGCCGTAGCCACAAGAGATGCTGTCGTGCTG GGTGGTGGGAGTCAATACACGTACGCGGTTCAAACGGGGAGGAGGGATGGCGTCGTCTCGCTGGCTTCCGAGGCGATTAGCAATCTCCCCGGCGCTTCCTTCTCCGCGTCGCAAGCTATCGCCGCGTTCGGGGCGAAGGGGCTTGGCGCTTCCGACATGGTTTTGCTGCTTG GAGGTCACACTGTTGGCGTCACGCATTGCTCCTTCATCCGCAATCGTCTGTACAACTACAACGGGTCCGGAAAACCTGATCCGACCATGGATCCCGCTCTCGTCAACTTGCTTCGGTCGAGGTGCCCGCAGAGTTCGACGGTGGACAACACGGTCTTCCTCGACCACTCTACGCCCAGCACGGTGGACAACGGCTACTACAAGCAGATCCTAGCGAAGCGGGGGGTTCTCAAGGTCGACCAGAACATAGCCATGGACGGTGCCACCAACGCCACCGTCAGGTCGCTGGCCAACGGCGGATCCAGCTTCCCCAGCCTCTTCGGCAGGGCCATGGTGAAGATGGGCGCCATCCAGGTGCTCACCGGGACTCAGGGACAGATCCGGAAGTCTTGCCGCGTCGTCAAGAAATGA
- the LOC135634122 gene encoding protein NTM1-like 9 isoform X2, producing MTLIALDSLPLGFRFQPTDEELVNYYLKPKITGRIRSQMEVIPEIDVCKCEPWDLPDKSVIKSDDPEWFFFAPKDRKYPNGHRSNRATEAGYWKATGKDRIIRSKSSAAKSTIIGMKKTLVFHRGRAPKGVRTHWIMHEYRTTEPEFESGDQGGYIIYRLFRKLEERISTSKADEMETNGFSPSPIKSSPGDTQHEADVMDDTETLLNDSPKSDLKEEPKSSSDSVHKQPAGIKRRMVDKVDCSTNVSVKPGRSYCKLDSPDEEIEVGEKADPLQDALAKFFDPGNEQIDCDVFPNISSIELPDTNYTCMGNENQEFQIGSLPVDNGDEDLLNEFLISALNPDDLPSGASIFSKDSVAGNLLKPSLWDSASCKDSGTSSDIETEPGLPQGGAGLEASEWFCGSSLLPTDSSLLPTQLSTLYENATLLPYDFTGTDMYSIDSGADSLQDLFNGMWELNNQKTVSDSKDDSEGTGIKIVSHQMQPVQPNSDNFFVQGTAARRIRLQSSILKVPFAEPLSRSNDEDEASTTKAKGDILGSMEEATSKKNTMRNRDGPVETGLKIRDQQSPNELFAQQGETSINVTWCYELPSGFDHEPSISSDYGIRSGRTEVEEHVGDNISEGEESAVPALPDKLDQSSILDEKPSGSSEYQMPDSVLRLRTKSTSDSENMHKHSPSCPKSSRGHSVIVYMMYLVLSVVLLLLCFGIRRCMSPLSVQL from the exons ATGACGTTAATTGCCCTGGATTCGCTCCCCTTGGGGTTCCGATTCCAGCCCACGGATGAGGAGCTGGTTAATTACTACCTCAAGCCCAAGATCACTGGCCGGATCAGGTCCCAGATGGAGGTCATCCCCGAGATCGATGTCTGCAAGTGTGAACCGTGGGATCTTCCTG ATAAATCCGTTATTAAGTCGGACGATCCTGAGTGGTTCTTCTTTGCGCCCAAGGATCGCAAGTACCCGAACGGCCATCGGTCCAACCGAGCTACTGAGGCTGGTTACTGGAAGGCCACGGGGAAGGACCGGATCATACGGTCCAAGTCTTCCGCGGCGAAGAGTACCATTATCGGCATGAAGAAGACGCTGGTTTTTCATCGCGGGCGAGCTCCCAAGGGCGTCCGAACCCACTGGATTATGCACGAGTACCGAACTACTGAGCCCGAGTTCGAGTCTGGCGATCAG GGTGGTTACATTATTTATCGCTTATTCAGAAAGCTAGAAGAGAGGATTTCAACCTCGAAGGCAGATGAAATGGAGACAAATGGTTTCTCTCCGAGCCCAATTAAGTCCTCTCCTGGTGATACACAGCATGAAGCAGATGTGATGGATGACACTGAGACTCTGTTGAATGACTCTCCAAAGTCAGACTTGAAGGAAGAGCCAAAATCCTCGTCTGATTCTGTTCATAAGCAGCCCGCTGGTATCAAGAGACGAATGGTTGATAAAGTTGACTGTTCAACTAATGTATCCGTAAAACCTGGGAGGAGTTATTGCAAATTGGATTCACCTGATGAAGAGATTGAAGTGGGAGAAAAG GCTGATCCTCTGCAGGATGCCTTAGCCAAGTTTTTTGACCCAGGGAATGAGCAAATAGATTGTGATGTTTTTCCCAACATCAGTTCCATAGAACTACCGGACACAAACTATACTTGCATGGGCAATGAAAACCAGGAATTTCAGATAGGATCCCTTCCGGTTGATAATGGTGATGAAGACCTTCTGAACGAATTCTTAATTTCAGCACTCAATCCTGACGATCTTCCTTCTGGTGCATCAATCTTTTCAAAAGATTCAGTTGCTGGAAATTTGCTAAAACCCAGTTTGTGGGACTCAGCATCATGCAAGGATAGCGGCACAAGCAGTGATATAGAAACTGAACCAGGTTTACCGCAG GGTGGTGCAGGTTTGGAAGCTTCTGAGTGGTTCTGCGGATCATCTCTTCTGCCAACCGATTCATCTCTTCTGCCAACCCAATTGAGCACTCTATACGAAAATGCAACTCTGCTACCTTATGACTTTACTGGAACAGATATGTATTCCATTGATTCTGGTGCAGACTCGTTGCAAGATTTGTTTAATGGAATGTGGGAATTGAATAACCAGAAAACAGTATCAGATAGTAAGGATGATTCTGAGGGGACTGGAATCAAGATCGTGAGTCATCAAATGCAGCCTGTTCAGCCAAATTCAGACAATTTCTTTGTTCAGGGCACTGCAGCGAGAAGGATTCGTTTGCAATCCTCAATTTTGAAGGTGCCGTTTGCTGAACCTCTCAGTAGGAGTAATGATGAAGACGAAGCATCAACGACAAAAGCAAAAGGAGATATCTTGGGTAGCATGGAGGAAGCAACTTCCAAGAAGAATACCATGAGAAACAGAGATGGTCCTGTGGAGACTGGACTTAAGATCAGGGATCAGCAATCTCCAAATGAGTTATTCGCACAGCAGGGTGAAACATCAATAAATGTCACTTGGTGTTATGAACTTCCATCAGGTTTTGATCATGAACCAAGTATCAGTAGTGACTATGGGATCAGATCAGGCAGAACAGAG GTTGAAGAACACGTGGGTGACAACATTTCTGAAGGAGAGGAGAGTGCTGTGCCTGCCTTACCAGACAAGCTGGACCAATCATCCATACTTG ATGAAAAACCAAGTGGTTCAAGTGAGTACCAAATGCCGGACTCTGTGCTCAGGTTGAGAACAAAATCGACAAGCGACAGTGAGAATATGCATAAACACTCGCCCTCATGTCCAAAATCATCTAGAGGCCATTCGGTCATAGTTTATATGATGTATTTGGTTCTCTCAGTGGTACTTTTGCTGCTGTGTTTTGGAATACGGAGGTGCATGAGCCCTCTTAGTGTTCAGCTATAA
- the LOC135634122 gene encoding protein NTM1-like 9 isoform X1, with product MTLIALDSLPLGFRFQPTDEELVNYYLKPKITGRIRSQMEVIPEIDVCKCEPWDLPDKSVIKSDDPEWFFFAPKDRKYPNGHRSNRATEAGYWKATGKDRIIRSKSSAAKSTIIGMKKTLVFHRGRAPKGVRTHWIMHEYRTTEPEFESGDQGGYIIYRLFRKLEERISTSKADEMETNGFSPSPIKSSPGDTQHEADVMDDTETLLNDSPKSDLKEEPKSSSDSVHKQPAGIKRRMVDKVDCSTNVSVKPGRSYCKLDSPDEEIEVGEKADPLQDALAKFFDPGNEQIDCDVFPNISSIELPDTNYTCMGNENQEFQIGSLPVDNGDEDLLNEFLISALNPDDLPSGASIFSKDSVAGNLLKPSLWDSASCKDSGTSSDIETEPGLPQGGAGLEASEWFCGSSLLPTDSSLLPTQLSTLYENATLLPYDFTGTDMYSIDSGADSLQDLFNGMWELNNQKTVSDSKDDSEGTGIKIVSHQMQPVQPNSDNFFVQGTAARRIRLQSSILKVPFAEPLSRSNDEDEASTTKAKGDILGSMEEATSKKNTMRNRDGPVETGLKIRDQQSPNELFAQQGETSINVTWCYELPSGFDHEPSISSDYGIRSGRTEVEEHVGDNISEGEESAVPALPDKLDQSSILDTDEKPSGSSEYQMPDSVLRLRTKSTSDSENMHKHSPSCPKSSRGHSVIVYMMYLVLSVVLLLLCFGIRRCMSPLSVQL from the exons ATGACGTTAATTGCCCTGGATTCGCTCCCCTTGGGGTTCCGATTCCAGCCCACGGATGAGGAGCTGGTTAATTACTACCTCAAGCCCAAGATCACTGGCCGGATCAGGTCCCAGATGGAGGTCATCCCCGAGATCGATGTCTGCAAGTGTGAACCGTGGGATCTTCCTG ATAAATCCGTTATTAAGTCGGACGATCCTGAGTGGTTCTTCTTTGCGCCCAAGGATCGCAAGTACCCGAACGGCCATCGGTCCAACCGAGCTACTGAGGCTGGTTACTGGAAGGCCACGGGGAAGGACCGGATCATACGGTCCAAGTCTTCCGCGGCGAAGAGTACCATTATCGGCATGAAGAAGACGCTGGTTTTTCATCGCGGGCGAGCTCCCAAGGGCGTCCGAACCCACTGGATTATGCACGAGTACCGAACTACTGAGCCCGAGTTCGAGTCTGGCGATCAG GGTGGTTACATTATTTATCGCTTATTCAGAAAGCTAGAAGAGAGGATTTCAACCTCGAAGGCAGATGAAATGGAGACAAATGGTTTCTCTCCGAGCCCAATTAAGTCCTCTCCTGGTGATACACAGCATGAAGCAGATGTGATGGATGACACTGAGACTCTGTTGAATGACTCTCCAAAGTCAGACTTGAAGGAAGAGCCAAAATCCTCGTCTGATTCTGTTCATAAGCAGCCCGCTGGTATCAAGAGACGAATGGTTGATAAAGTTGACTGTTCAACTAATGTATCCGTAAAACCTGGGAGGAGTTATTGCAAATTGGATTCACCTGATGAAGAGATTGAAGTGGGAGAAAAG GCTGATCCTCTGCAGGATGCCTTAGCCAAGTTTTTTGACCCAGGGAATGAGCAAATAGATTGTGATGTTTTTCCCAACATCAGTTCCATAGAACTACCGGACACAAACTATACTTGCATGGGCAATGAAAACCAGGAATTTCAGATAGGATCCCTTCCGGTTGATAATGGTGATGAAGACCTTCTGAACGAATTCTTAATTTCAGCACTCAATCCTGACGATCTTCCTTCTGGTGCATCAATCTTTTCAAAAGATTCAGTTGCTGGAAATTTGCTAAAACCCAGTTTGTGGGACTCAGCATCATGCAAGGATAGCGGCACAAGCAGTGATATAGAAACTGAACCAGGTTTACCGCAG GGTGGTGCAGGTTTGGAAGCTTCTGAGTGGTTCTGCGGATCATCTCTTCTGCCAACCGATTCATCTCTTCTGCCAACCCAATTGAGCACTCTATACGAAAATGCAACTCTGCTACCTTATGACTTTACTGGAACAGATATGTATTCCATTGATTCTGGTGCAGACTCGTTGCAAGATTTGTTTAATGGAATGTGGGAATTGAATAACCAGAAAACAGTATCAGATAGTAAGGATGATTCTGAGGGGACTGGAATCAAGATCGTGAGTCATCAAATGCAGCCTGTTCAGCCAAATTCAGACAATTTCTTTGTTCAGGGCACTGCAGCGAGAAGGATTCGTTTGCAATCCTCAATTTTGAAGGTGCCGTTTGCTGAACCTCTCAGTAGGAGTAATGATGAAGACGAAGCATCAACGACAAAAGCAAAAGGAGATATCTTGGGTAGCATGGAGGAAGCAACTTCCAAGAAGAATACCATGAGAAACAGAGATGGTCCTGTGGAGACTGGACTTAAGATCAGGGATCAGCAATCTCCAAATGAGTTATTCGCACAGCAGGGTGAAACATCAATAAATGTCACTTGGTGTTATGAACTTCCATCAGGTTTTGATCATGAACCAAGTATCAGTAGTGACTATGGGATCAGATCAGGCAGAACAGAG GTTGAAGAACACGTGGGTGACAACATTTCTGAAGGAGAGGAGAGTGCTGTGCCTGCCTTACCAGACAAGCTGGACCAATCATCCATACTTG ATACAGATGAAAAACCAAGTGGTTCAAGTGAGTACCAAATGCCGGACTCTGTGCTCAGGTTGAGAACAAAATCGACAAGCGACAGTGAGAATATGCATAAACACTCGCCCTCATGTCCAAAATCATCTAGAGGCCATTCGGTCATAGTTTATATGATGTATTTGGTTCTCTCAGTGGTACTTTTGCTGCTGTGTTTTGGAATACGGAGGTGCATGAGCCCTCTTAGTGTTCAGCTATAA